Genomic segment of Arachis hypogaea cultivar Tifrunner chromosome 11, arahy.Tifrunner.gnm2.J5K5, whole genome shotgun sequence:
TGAACTTAGGGAGAGGAGGAAAAGGAACAAGAGTGTGTAGAGAGGAGGGGCATTATGGGTATTTTGGGTGATGGAGTATCTACGGTAGATGAGAGCATTGGCTACAAGGTAGAACACCATAAGAGTGCCTATGCTCACCAACTCAATTATAATGTCAAGCTCCGTGAAAAGTGCAATTGATGCTGTGCATAGCCCTACAAATACAATCAACAGGAAATATTTGGGTTGGAATTAATTAGATATTATTGTAAGATAACAATCAagtacaatttttttctttttgaaaaaaaaatatatattgtgaTATACGGTATACCTATAATGTGTGTCGATTTAGGTATGTGTGTTATTTTATGGAATAAGGATCTAATTTGAGAAATATAtacattatatttaatattaaataataaaaaagatatgaatcaACATAATGCTTTCATGTACTAGAGTATTACCGGGTATTTGGTACCTGTCAAGTCACAGTTTTATGTATAGATGTATATACTGCATATGATATAAAAGTGAAAAGTCAACTAATTTATTGATTAAGGGTTGTATGCAAGTAACCTTCAAAATTTGAAGATATAGTAGCTAGGTTTGATTTTCATTATAACTATTTTCACATTATTTCTAGAGGCTTGCACGGATGTGGATGTGGTTCAATCGACCCGAATCAGTTTGTTCGCATATGAGTTATAAGTATATAGATCTGTGGAATAATATATATGagtatagaaaaataaattaaaaaggaaatgaAAAACATGACGGTTACAAAAAGTAATCTAcactataaatatatataaatataaattaaccaAATTTTGATGACTTAtggaatacaattttttttttttttttgggtgtctTTGAAATACAAAGTTTAACATGATATGAAATTAAATAAACTTAATCGAGGAAGTGAAAAACGAAATTTTTTCACACGACGGTGAGAAAGGATTTATTATACATATAGGTGTAGACAGTAGTTTTATTATCTAGTATTCTGATGTTTGTGAATTTAGACGTGAACCTGTTCCACCTTAATAGGACTAGTGAAATTAGGTAGAAAAATTATTGTGAGATCTGAAAGCAAGTCATTATTCTActttgatttaatttattaatcaCCTCTATTTTAAAAGTCACTACTTTAATACTCTTGATCActgtaattctttttttttttctcatgatATGTGCCCCGAATACGATAGCTTAATGAAAAATCTAATTGTAAACCTGAATTCTATTTAAAAGTCTGTCATTATTAgtaattaatatatacataagaCAAAATTTAAACTCTCGACAGATGAATGATATAACCACTCAACTAAAATAAGTTGATTTAAATACCATAAAACTAATTTAGAGCATCTAATAAATTAAGAGAGCGAAAGTATATCTCATCTAAGTATGAGGAGTGCTTCAACAATAAGTACTTATTTGAACTTATGGAGTTATTAATATGATTTGATCATATAATGTTTTGTGGTAACCGagttactttttaaaattttttaattactacTATTTGATTATTAGAATTTCAGGTAATATTCAAGAGTGTGAGGTTATAGGacaaaaaattaagtaaaagttgCTGCAGCAGCAGATTGATTAGTTTTATATGGTATAAGTAActgtacaattttaatttttaaataaaaatgaaaaatatttatttctaataatataattttaaattgctTTCTAAtggtaataatataataaaaaataataacaaatcatAACATATAATCTTTAGGTTTATGTGATTAAGTGATTCTCAaccttatttaaataattattatataagaaGACTGATAAAAAATCAGATAAGAtttggtttggtaaaattttttgaaggagtggcataaatattttattttgtgtttagtaaataaaaaagtttatatgtttgtgcttataatttttaaaaattaaagatatttttgaaaatatttaaaaaaaaactttttaaaattagcttatacttattaataaaaaatctaatataatctcatttattaattaatatccaaatttaatttttatattaatatttattataatatttttaaattttaaaaattatttactaaaCGCATTtgttgttatttatatttattaaaaattatttttaatttaatttactaaatataaatactacaacttttgaaaaattatcttttaaaaattaatttttataaacaatttttaaaaataaaaattttatagcctaattatattaacaaaaagttgctcaacatatatatatatagccaaataAAGCAAAATATAGATGGAATAATGAACGgagttcataaaaataattaattaaataaagctTCAAAGCAtaacttcttttttattttttttcaacaaaagtagcaacattacatatattttttagtcatttccATGTGACTGTTGGTTACACGGAAGGGATATGTGTACTCTGTGTAGTAACAGTTAAAGAAACATTATTATATAGAAAAGGTGCATGAGAATGTCAAGTAGATGagatatttttttagaagaaattaaagatagagatTTAATTTGTTCAGATGGCCTAACATAACATAATAAAATATGTATATCTAATTAATTGAGTTTGAATAATTAGTTTTTTGTCTTAATAATTAATCTAGAAGACATATAAAATAatagtatatataaaatataattgggTACTATTATTAATCATGAAACTTTAAAATACTGATAAATTTAACtatttacaaaagataatttttatgtaataaaatatcttaataataattttattcaaGTGTGAATTTGTTCATATTTAAAATTCTTATGAGTAAGAACGCcagttttttactttttacatataaatataaaattgattttatttatttatagataaatttattaacattctaaatttttatgaatcgaaattgtaatttatttaaatacaatAATATAGTTTATTTTGCTTACCTAAAAATAGTGTGGCATTCAATGGGGTGCCAGTTGAAGGGTGCACTTTGGCTAACCAAGATGGCACCAACCTTGCCCTTCCTATGACACAAAGATATCTTGCTTGGCCTAACATGGCTACCAAGAGAGATGCCACAATCCCCAAACTTGCACCTGCCCCAACTATGTTGCTTGCCCAATTCCAACCAATTTTAAGGAAAGCAATTGAATATGATGCATTATCTGATATCTACCATATCAAATCATGCATACAAAAGagcaataattaatatataatgcgTATCTTCAATTTATCACTACAAAAAGCTTATATTACATACTGAAAGAAAATAAGTCGTTCTtatctttattatatattaaacTCACTGTTATACACATAGTAAATAGTTATGGTCCAAACCGTTAAATTTgagtctaataattaataaaataagtgaCGTGACATTAATAACATTACtaattaagttatatttttttgtatgtattagaaaaaaaaataactaaaatttttttgtgatacttttttttttaattttttttttgtataaaagtccaaattttaataatcaatcatcaatgttttaaaattagagaaaatttttttatattagtgatAGTTAGTGGATTAATTTTACCTATTATATACAAAAATCGAATGCTATTAGCTCTTTAATATGCAAATTATTGTGTCAAATTTAATGATGAGACAATATTAAATCTACTGCTTAAAactatatatttttggaattgaaataagatatttaaaagtttttaagACTAAAATATAACGTTTAAAACATTAGAAACTAAATTAAGATTCAATCCAAAcgtttaaaataatactttactcttttatttagaAACTATGTATAATATATATCTAATCGTGTGAAAACTTATAAGTGGACTTAAAAGTAACGTTAaggaatcaatttttttaattaatattagttaattttttaaaaattattttataatttaaatcataaatctttaattttagtatttaaaattataaatttaaatattagaattgactaattaaaaatcaattttctatatttttttattgacttAGTCTTCAAATTGTGGGAACCAAAACATGTGATGAAATAAGTTGTGAAGTTCAATTGAAGCTTGTAAGTTGTAAAGaagcatatatatatagaattgatAAGCACATATAATATAATGTATATGGTGATAAATAATTAGAGTTTGACATATAGTTGTGACACTGATACTCACCTTATTGTAAGGAAGCATCATGCACAAAGAGAGGGCCATAAGGCAATAAAGCAAAGTGGTTATAAGAACTGAACCCACAATTCCAATGGGAAGATTCTTGTAAGGATGTTTGACCTCTTCTGCCATGGTTGAAGCTGAGTCATACCCAATGTAACTGAAGTATACTATTGCTGCTCCATCAAGAACACCCCTTACACCAAAAGGGGCTATCCCTTTTGGACTAACCAAGTTTTTTGTACTTCCAATATAATAACCAGCCACTATGATGAATCCAAAGAAAATCACATGGAAGATTGTCATGATTAGGTTCAATATGGAGCTTTCCTTAGTActgcaaaaataattaataacaaataaacaaaagaacCTGTCATTTTCAAACTCCACTAGCACcaatcaattaataataataaaaataataacaacaataataataaaagtagtagtagtagtagtttaTCCTTTCAATCATTTATAAAACCAACACCAAAATGATACCAAACATAGTTTGTTTTGTAACAATAAGAAAACGTAGATTTCTGTTATATTAAAGGAAGAAACAAATTAACCTATGGCACAAGCAGAGAGTAAGAAGCAGTATTAGAGCCACTGCTGGGAAATCCAACATGTTGTAATTCTTTGGCATTCCATGAACTTCAACTCTCCACACATTTGGATCATTTTGTCCAAAAGCAAAGCTCAAATATTCTGTGAAGCTCCTTGCAACAGCAGCATTTGAAAACACATATTCCATTAGTATGTTTGCCCCAGCAAAATATCCCATGAATTCTCCTATATATCACAGataatcaaaattttattattaattagaaagAAAATATAGGTAAAATTCAGAAGGAGCTATAGTAGTGGAAG
This window contains:
- the LOC112720739 gene encoding cationic amino acid transporter 6, chloroplastic, coding for MSNINNMTIMLSNYFYSLSQTPQRLRKRVLATWTPEQESNQVRQRSGADMKRKLNWYDLIALGVGGMLGVGVFVTTGSVALHHSGPSVFISYIIAGISALLSSLCYTEFAVQVPVAGGAFSYLRLTFGEFMGYFAGANILMEYVFSNAAVARSFTEYLSFAFGQNDPNVWRVEVHGMPKNYNMLDFPAVALILLLTLCLCHSTKESSILNLIMTIFHVIFFGFIIVAGYYIGSTKNLVSPKGIAPFGVRGVLDGAAIVYFSYIGYDSASTMAEEVKHPYKNLPIGIVGSVLITTLLYCLMALSLCMMLPYNKISDNASYSIAFLKIGWNWASNIVGAGASLGIVASLLVAMLGQARYLCVIGRARLVPSWLAKVHPSTGTPLNATLFLGLCTASIALFTELDIIIELVSIGTLMVFYLVANALIYRRYSITQNTHNAPPLYTLLFLFLLSLSSLCFSLSWKFNQQWWGLLLFGALFITITAFFQLVVVMHNNSNKVVITLTQQDPPHWLVPFMPWPPALSIFLNVFLMTTLKLLSFQRFAIWSCFITLFYVLYGVHSTYQAEEIEMMTIVNNNNNNPSSAESNLQAKVEIQVH